In Acidimicrobiia bacterium, a single window of DNA contains:
- the guaA gene encoding glutamine-hydrolyzing GMP synthase, with the protein MPGAGSTTGHASSADFDRVLVVDFGAQYAQLIARRVREAHVYSEIVPRQITAAEVKARKPAAIILSGGPVSVYASDGYEIDRGILELGIPTLGICYGHQVLAHALDGKVVRNDAAEYGRTALTVSEAGVLFDDQPSEQAVWMSHRDAVVEPPPGFVVTASTAGSPVAAMESTPLGLYGVQFHPEVAHTPFGMDILKRFLYDAARARPTWTHVGIIEQAVDAIRAAVGTETVICGLSGGVDSSVAAALVHKAVGDQLVCVFVDHGLLRHSEAEQVEETFRRHFRVNLIHVKAEDRFLDALEGVTDPEQKRMIIGETFIRVFESVAASDVPDARFLVQGTLYPDVIESGTKDAAKIKSHHNVGGLPEDMHFDLVEPLRDLFKDEVRAIGEELGLPEEIVWRQPFPGPGLAVRIIGEVTRERLDILRAADAIVLEEIKRAGLGRDLWQFFGVLPAVRSVGVQGDGRTYEYPLVVRAVTSDDAMTADWARLPYEVLERISNRVINEVSGINRVAYDISSKPPATIEWE; encoded by the coding sequence ATGCCCGGCGCCGGGAGCACCACCGGGCACGCATCGAGCGCCGATTTCGATCGGGTCCTCGTCGTCGACTTCGGCGCCCAGTACGCCCAACTCATCGCCCGCAGGGTCCGTGAGGCACACGTCTACTCGGAGATCGTGCCCCGCCAGATCACCGCGGCCGAGGTGAAGGCGCGCAAGCCGGCCGCCATCATCCTGTCAGGCGGACCGGTGTCCGTGTACGCCTCCGACGGTTACGAGATCGATCGGGGGATCCTCGAGCTCGGCATCCCGACGCTCGGCATCTGTTACGGCCACCAGGTGCTGGCGCACGCACTCGACGGCAAGGTGGTGCGCAACGACGCCGCCGAGTACGGTCGGACCGCGCTCACCGTATCCGAAGCCGGCGTGCTCTTCGACGACCAGCCATCGGAGCAAGCCGTGTGGATGAGTCATCGTGACGCCGTCGTCGAGCCCCCGCCGGGTTTCGTGGTGACGGCCTCGACGGCCGGCTCACCTGTCGCTGCCATGGAGAGCACCCCGCTCGGGTTGTACGGCGTCCAGTTCCACCCCGAGGTCGCCCACACCCCGTTCGGGATGGACATCCTCAAGCGGTTCCTCTACGACGCGGCCCGAGCACGCCCGACATGGACGCACGTCGGGATCATCGAGCAGGCGGTCGATGCGATCCGCGCCGCGGTCGGCACGGAGACCGTGATCTGTGGGCTCTCGGGTGGCGTCGACTCGTCGGTCGCCGCGGCCCTCGTCCACAAGGCCGTCGGCGACCAGCTCGTCTGTGTCTTCGTCGACCACGGGCTGCTGCGCCACTCAGAGGCGGAGCAGGTCGAGGAGACGTTCCGGCGCCACTTCCGAGTCAACTTGATACACGTCAAGGCCGAGGACCGTTTCCTCGATGCTCTTGAAGGCGTGACCGATCCCGAGCAGAAGCGGATGATCATCGGGGAGACCTTCATCCGCGTCTTCGAGTCCGTGGCGGCATCGGACGTTCCCGACGCCCGGTTCCTCGTCCAGGGAACCCTCTACCCGGACGTCATCGAGTCGGGGACGAAGGATGCCGCCAAGATCAAGAGCCACCACAACGTCGGAGGACTGCCCGAGGACATGCACTTCGACCTCGTCGAGCCGCTCCGCGACCTCTTCAAAGACGAGGTTCGGGCGATCGGCGAGGAGCTCGGCCTCCCCGAAGAGATCGTGTGGCGGCAGCCCTTCCCAGGTCCCGGACTGGCGGTTCGCATCATCGGAGAGGTGACGCGAGAGCGGCTCGACATCTTGCGGGCGGCCGACGCGATCGTTCTCGAAGAGATCAAGCGAGCGGGACTCGGACGCGACCTGTGGCAGTTCTTCGGGGTGCTCCCCGCGGTGCGGAGCGTCGGGGTCCAGGGCGACGGGAGAACCTACGAGTATCCGCTCGTGGTGCGGGCGGTGACCTCCGACGACGCCATGACCGCCGACTGGGCGAGGCTCCCGTATGAGGTGCTCGAGCGGATCTCGAACCGGGTGATAAACGAGGTTTCCGGTATCAACCGGGTGGCGTACGACATATCCTCGAAGCCTCCGGCGACGATCGAGTGGGAATGA
- a CDS encoding GuaB3 family IMP dehydrogenase-related protein gives MEIEIGIAKSGRRAWGFDDIAIVPSRRTRDPDDVDLSWELDAYRFDLPMMASAMDSAVSPATAIEIGRLGGLGVLNLEGLWTRYEDPLPVYAEIAAAPADEATRTIQKVYQEPIKPDLITQRVAEIKAGGVVAAASLTPQNVAQWCGHATQGGLDILVIQGTVVSAEHVSSRTEPLDLYRFIADADMPVIVGGCASYAGALHLMRTGAAGVLVGVGPGAACTSRGVLGIGVPQATAIADAAGARIRYLEETGRYVHVIADGGMRTGGDIAKAIACGADAVMLGSPITASEEAPAQGYHWGMATFHPTLPRGTRVETGRLGTLGEILVGPAHDNDGRRNLFGALRVSMATTGYANVKEFQKAEVMIAPALQTEGKRLQRSQGVGMG, from the coding sequence GTGGAGATCGAGATCGGAATTGCCAAGTCCGGTCGCCGTGCGTGGGGCTTCGACGACATCGCCATCGTCCCGTCGCGGCGCACCCGCGACCCGGATGACGTCGACCTGAGTTGGGAGCTGGACGCCTATCGGTTCGACCTGCCGATGATGGCGTCGGCGATGGACTCGGCGGTCTCTCCGGCGACCGCCATCGAGATCGGCCGGCTCGGGGGGCTGGGTGTGCTCAACCTCGAGGGGCTGTGGACCCGCTACGAAGATCCGCTGCCGGTCTACGCCGAGATCGCCGCGGCGCCTGCCGACGAGGCGACCCGGACGATCCAGAAGGTCTACCAGGAGCCGATCAAGCCGGACCTCATCACGCAGCGCGTCGCCGAGATCAAGGCGGGAGGCGTCGTCGCCGCCGCCAGCCTGACGCCCCAGAACGTCGCCCAGTGGTGTGGCCACGCCACCCAGGGCGGGCTCGACATCCTCGTGATCCAGGGGACGGTCGTGTCGGCGGAGCACGTGTCCTCGCGAACCGAACCGCTCGACCTCTACCGATTCATCGCAGATGCAGACATGCCAGTCATCGTCGGCGGATGCGCCTCGTACGCCGGAGCGCTCCATCTGATGCGAACCGGCGCTGCCGGGGTGCTCGTCGGCGTCGGCCCAGGGGCGGCCTGCACCAGCCGCGGAGTCCTCGGCATCGGGGTACCCCAGGCGACCGCCATCGCGGACGCGGCCGGGGCGCGCATCCGCTACCTCGAGGAGACGGGACGCTACGTCCACGTGATCGCCGACGGAGGGATGCGAACCGGCGGCGACATCGCAAAAGCCATCGCCTGTGGAGCCGACGCCGTGATGCTCGGCTCGCCGATCACGGCGTCCGAGGAGGCGCCGGCCCAGGGCTATCACTGGGGCATGGCGACCTTCCACCCGACGCTGCCACGGGGAACCCGCGTCGAGACCGGCCGGTTGGGGACCCTCGGCGAGATCCTGGTCGGTCCGGCCCACGACAACGACGGGCGGCGCAACCTGTTCGGCGCGTTGCGGGTGTCGATGGCGACGACCGGCTACGCCAACGTCAAGGAGTTCCAGAAGGCCGAGGTGATGATCGCCCCGGCGCTCCAGACCGAAGGGAAGCGGCTGCAACGCAGCCAGGGCGTCGGGATGGGTTGA
- a CDS encoding alpha/beta hydrolase, protein MSHIAAQILFLTSLLGFLGALNAVRTLDPRRHPLLRPWWLPALTTAELVPARVLVHGAVVIAAAAASALDHRAGQWGLWLTGATWLLYVPIQRRAAATRQAMAAALVEIGVEAPTPMPIEWRAVALAWPYRLPKDVERVDAVEYAPGLCLDVYRRRDFEAGSHPALLQVHGGGWRGGNRRQQARPLIRRLTQAGWVCVAIDYPLVPEATFPDQLVAVKRALAWMRSEGHEHGIDPGFIAITGGSAGGHLSALAALTPGRPEYQPGFEGADTTVQAAVPFYGIYDFLNRNATRDEWPVIPTGVMKASKSKQPELFRAASPLDQVNETAPPFLVVHGDTDSVVPPREATQFVEALESVSGRPVGYALLPGANHAFDVFESLRAHHAVAGVTAFLTHVLESGRVDAR, encoded by the coding sequence ATGAGCCACATCGCAGCCCAGATCCTGTTCCTCACCAGCCTGCTCGGATTCCTCGGAGCGCTCAACGCGGTGCGCACGCTCGATCCGCGCCGCCATCCACTGCTTCGCCCGTGGTGGTTGCCCGCCCTGACGACGGCGGAGCTCGTGCCCGCCCGGGTCCTGGTCCACGGCGCCGTCGTCATCGCCGCTGCTGCTGCATCGGCACTCGACCACCGCGCCGGGCAGTGGGGGCTGTGGCTCACCGGTGCGACGTGGCTGCTGTACGTGCCGATCCAGCGTCGGGCGGCCGCGACCCGCCAGGCGATGGCCGCCGCGCTCGTCGAGATTGGCGTCGAGGCCCCGACACCGATGCCGATCGAGTGGAGGGCGGTGGCGCTGGCGTGGCCGTACCGACTGCCGAAGGACGTCGAACGCGTCGACGCCGTCGAGTACGCCCCGGGCCTGTGTCTCGATGTGTATCGCCGGCGTGACTTCGAGGCCGGCTCCCATCCTGCCCTCCTGCAGGTCCACGGCGGCGGATGGCGCGGTGGGAACCGGCGCCAGCAGGCGAGGCCGCTCATTCGCCGCCTCACGCAGGCCGGATGGGTGTGCGTCGCCATCGACTACCCGCTCGTCCCCGAAGCGACGTTCCCCGACCAGCTCGTGGCCGTGAAGCGGGCGCTGGCGTGGATGCGCTCAGAGGGCCACGAGCATGGGATCGACCCCGGCTTCATCGCCATCACGGGCGGGTCGGCGGGTGGGCATCTGAGCGCCCTGGCTGCCCTCACGCCGGGAAGACCCGAGTACCAGCCTGGATTCGAGGGCGCAGACACGACGGTTCAGGCCGCCGTGCCGTTCTACGGCATCTACGACTTCCTCAACAGAAACGCCACCCGCGACGAGTGGCCCGTCATCCCGACCGGCGTGATGAAGGCCTCGAAGTCGAAGCAGCCGGAGCTGTTCAGGGCCGCCTCGCCTCTCGACCAGGTGAACGAGACGGCGCCGCCGTTTCTCGTCGTCCACGGCGACACCGATTCGGTCGTCCCTCCCCGCGAGGCGACCCAGTTCGTCGAGGCCCTCGAGTCCGTCAGCGGCCGGCCCGTCGGCTACGCCCTTCTGCCGGGGGCCAACCACGCCTTCGACGTATTCGAATCGCTCAGGGCACATCACGCCGTTGCAGGCGTGACGGCGTTCCTCACGCACGTGCTCGAGTCGGGCCGGGTGGACGCCCGCTGA